The Geotalea uraniireducens Rf4 genome window below encodes:
- a CDS encoding ABC transporter ATP-binding protein yields MISKSIIGMETPLLRVEELVVEFPATQRRKVHAVSGVSFDIGRGETLGLVGESGCGKSSLARAIMHLPGPTAGRVILDGVELTALKSRSLRHMRSRFQMIFQDPVASLNPVRMVGESIEAPLRAMGRTNAAERMRRTKEMMAAVGLDPEQHYGRRPFQLSGGQCQRVSIARALMTDPQLLICDEPVSSLDVSVQAQIINLLREVKRRYGLAMLFISHDLAVVKNVCDRVAVMYLGRLCEMARGAELYAAPAHPYTQALLAAVPRPDPRHPLAETGMLPGELPSAIDPPSSCRFRPRCPRAEERCAQVRPELRQIAPGHLVACHYPL; encoded by the coding sequence GTGATAAGCAAAAGCATCATAGGTATGGAAACGCCATTGCTGCGGGTCGAAGAGCTCGTCGTCGAATTTCCGGCAACCCAGCGGCGCAAGGTCCACGCCGTTTCCGGCGTCTCCTTTGACATCGGCCGTGGCGAGACCCTCGGGCTGGTGGGGGAGTCGGGATGCGGCAAATCTTCCCTGGCGCGGGCAATCATGCATCTCCCCGGTCCGACGGCGGGAAGAGTGATTCTCGACGGCGTGGAACTGACGGCTCTGAAGTCGCGGAGTCTGCGACACATGCGCAGCCGCTTCCAGATGATCTTCCAGGATCCGGTTGCCTCGCTGAACCCTGTCCGCATGGTGGGAGAAAGCATCGAAGCGCCGTTGCGGGCGATGGGACGGACGAACGCGGCTGAACGGATGCGCCGGACCAAGGAGATGATGGCTGCAGTCGGCCTCGATCCTGAACAGCATTACGGGCGGCGCCCCTTTCAGCTTTCCGGCGGACAGTGCCAGCGGGTCAGCATCGCCCGCGCCCTGATGACCGACCCGCAACTTCTGATCTGCGACGAGCCGGTTTCTTCGCTCGACGTCTCGGTGCAGGCGCAGATCATCAACCTGCTGCGCGAGGTCAAGAGGAGGTACGGGCTTGCCATGCTGTTCATTTCCCACGACCTGGCCGTGGTGAAAAACGTCTGCGACCGGGTTGCCGTGATGTATCTCGGACGCCTGTGCGAGATGGCCCGCGGTGCAGAACTCTATGCCGCACCGGCTCATCCCTACACGCAAGCACTGCTCGCCGCTGTCCCCCGGCCCGATCCCCGGCATCCCCTGGCGGAAACCGGCATGCTCCCCGGAGAACTCCCCTCGGCCATCGACCCGCCGAGCAGCTGCCGCTTCCGGCCACGCTGCCCCCGTGCCGAAGAACGTTGCGCCCAGGTCCGGCCCGAGCTGCGGCAAATCGCTCCGGGACATTTGGTAGCTTGTCATTATCCATTGTGA
- a CDS encoding endonuclease domain-containing protein, protein MPINLTQTAKELRRNSTDAERLLWQHLKARQLDGLKFRRQEQIGHFIADFVCYEKRIIVEADGGQHALEKEKDEERTQWLKSQGFTVLRFWNNEILTNIDSVLEVVRLRCFQAANKPPLPGPLL, encoded by the coding sequence ATGCCCATAAACCTGACACAAACGGCCAAAGAACTCCGCAGAAACTCAACAGACGCCGAACGGCTCTTGTGGCAACACCTGAAAGCCAGACAACTGGACGGCTTGAAATTTCGGCGGCAGGAGCAGATAGGCCATTTCATTGCAGATTTTGTCTGTTACGAAAAGAGAATTATTGTCGAAGCAGACGGTGGTCAACATGCACTGGAAAAGGAAAAAGACGAAGAGCGGACTCAGTGGCTGAAATCTCAGGGTTTTACCGTATTGAGGTTCTGGAACAACGAAATCCTGACAAATATAGACTCGGTTTTGGAAGTTGTAAGGTTGCGGTGTTTTCAAGCGGCAAATAAGCCCCCTCTCCCCGGCCCTCTCCTTTAG
- a CDS encoding HlyD family secretion protein, with product MRKFLPLVIALSLLAGGCGFGWYWLSTGRFMEKTDNAYIRSEITQVSSKVSGYVKDVPAEDNTLVAAGDPLVRIEDLEFGVRLELGRKKLEERKAAQLVAYNRSRLQDSRIDACTAQLAAARAEQLKKTGDLRRFGSLFPDGIVSELDYDAVVTAEKKARAETGSAVANLKMAESELAALLAEERRLEAELHQQEEELKLLAKELADTVVRSPITGEVGNRRVRAGQYVKPGTVLLTVIPRNVLWVEANFKEVQLSRMHEGQPVSIEVDAFPGRPLTGRVESLSPASGAEYSVLPPENATGNFTKIVQRVPVKIRFQPGQPLLRELRAGMSVVVSLDTRPGSGSGPAVSRLNRR from the coding sequence ATGAGGAAATTTCTGCCGCTGGTCATCGCGCTCAGTCTGCTGGCAGGGGGTTGCGGCTTCGGATGGTACTGGCTCTCCACCGGGCGGTTCATGGAAAAAACCGACAACGCCTACATCCGGTCTGAAATAACCCAGGTCAGCTCGAAAGTGTCAGGCTACGTTAAAGATGTGCCGGCCGAGGACAATACACTGGTTGCCGCCGGCGATCCCCTGGTGCGCATCGAGGATCTGGAGTTCGGGGTCAGGCTGGAGCTCGGCCGGAAAAAGCTGGAGGAGCGAAAGGCTGCCCAGCTCGTTGCGTACAACAGAAGCAGGCTGCAAGATTCCCGTATCGATGCATGCACAGCGCAACTGGCTGCCGCCAGGGCGGAGCAGCTCAAAAAAACCGGCGATCTCCGCCGGTTCGGCAGTCTGTTTCCCGATGGCATTGTTTCCGAGCTGGATTACGATGCTGTGGTAACAGCCGAGAAAAAAGCACGGGCCGAGACAGGGAGCGCAGTTGCCAACCTGAAGATGGCGGAAAGTGAGCTGGCGGCTCTCCTGGCCGAGGAGCGCCGCCTCGAAGCCGAGCTTCACCAGCAGGAAGAAGAGTTGAAGCTTCTCGCTAAGGAGCTTGCCGATACGGTGGTCCGCTCCCCGATTACGGGGGAGGTCGGCAATCGCCGGGTTCGGGCCGGACAGTACGTCAAGCCGGGAACGGTCCTCTTGACGGTGATTCCCCGCAATGTCCTCTGGGTGGAGGCGAACTTCAAGGAAGTTCAGCTATCCCGCATGCATGAGGGACAACCGGTTTCAATCGAGGTCGACGCCTTCCCCGGGCGCCCACTGACCGGCCGGGTCGAATCGCTTTCCCCGGCGAGCGGCGCGGAGTACAGCGTGCTTCCTCCCGAAAATGCCACCGGCAACTTCACTAAGATCGTCCAGCGGGTGCCCGTCAAGATCCGCTTCCAACCGGGACAGCCCCTGCTCCGCGAGCTGCGGGCAGGCATGTCGGTTGTCGTGAGCCTGGATACCCGGCCCGGTTCAGGCAGCGGCCCCGCGGTCAGCCGCCTGAATCGGCGTTAG
- a CDS encoding ABC transporter ATP-binding protein, giving the protein MTPSDRNLLTVKNLSVHLPCQRGTVRAVDGVSFALERGKTLAIVGESGSGKSMLCRAIMGLLPGRAGLPGQGRIIFAGRDLGKLPHKELNAIRGREIGVVLQNPMSSLNPVMKIGSQIAEPLRYHMGMSSVKARERAVALLAAVGIPKPADRLECYPHQLSGGMRQRVAIAIALACDPQLLIADEPTTALDVTVQAEILNLLGRMQKERNMAMILVTHDLGVVAGRSHETAVMYGGRIVEQAPTVALFDRMRMRYTRALFDAIPRLDDPSHRALTAIGGQPPDLAATPAGCRFAPRCRRAEERCHAEEPPLLGDERGDHRYACWFPCD; this is encoded by the coding sequence ATGACGCCTTCCGACAGAAATCTCCTCACAGTGAAAAACCTGTCCGTTCACCTCCCGTGCCAAAGAGGGACGGTGCGGGCGGTGGACGGGGTTTCCTTTGCATTGGAGCGCGGAAAGACCCTGGCCATTGTCGGTGAATCGGGCAGCGGCAAGAGCATGCTCTGCCGGGCCATCATGGGCCTTTTGCCCGGCCGCGCCGGATTGCCCGGTCAGGGACGGATCATCTTTGCCGGACGCGATTTGGGAAAACTCCCGCACAAGGAGTTGAACGCCATCCGCGGCAGAGAGATCGGCGTCGTGCTGCAAAATCCCATGTCCTCCCTCAATCCGGTAATGAAGATCGGCAGCCAGATCGCAGAACCGCTGCGGTACCACATGGGGATGTCTTCGGTAAAGGCGCGGGAACGGGCAGTCGCCCTGCTGGCGGCGGTCGGTATCCCCAAGCCCGCCGATCGGCTGGAATGCTATCCCCACCAGCTTTCAGGGGGGATGCGCCAGAGGGTGGCCATTGCCATCGCCCTGGCCTGCGATCCGCAACTCCTCATCGCCGACGAACCGACCACCGCCCTTGACGTGACCGTTCAGGCGGAAATTCTAAACCTCCTGGGACGCATGCAGAAAGAGCGAAACATGGCGATGATCCTGGTGACCCATGACCTGGGGGTGGTGGCAGGAAGATCCCATGAGACAGCGGTGATGTACGGGGGGCGGATCGTCGAGCAGGCTCCGACCGTTGCCTTGTTCGACCGGATGCGGATGCGCTACACCCGGGCGCTGTTCGACGCGATACCCCGCCTCGATGATCCTTCCCATCGGGCGCTCACGGCCATCGGCGGGCAACCGCCGGATCTTGCCGCAACGCCGGCAGGGTGCCGTTTCGCCCCCCGCTGCCGCCGGGCCGAAGAGAGGTGCCATGCAGAAGAGCCGCCGCTGCTTGGCGACGAACGGGGAGATCACCGTTACGCATGCTGGTTTCCGTGTGATTGA
- a CDS encoding ABC transporter permease: MRFFSGKLLHLIIVVFAVTALTFVMLNLLPASIAHEVAGQGATASDVAAIREQLGLNDPVLVRYAKWLGGVLRGDLGYSLYSRQPVARAIASHLPVTLELLILAQFFALVLAVSVGIVSAWRAGSRLDRLFGTIGFGLVSIPSFALAIILIFFFSLRLKWFPATGYTPMAEGLPANLKGFILPALSIALVEWVTLMRVLRNDMITTLREDFILLARAKGLPAWRILLRHALRPSCFTMITLCGLHIGNLIGGAVIIENLFALPGVGRLLLSSIFAQDFPMVQGCVLFIAVGYVGVNFLVDASYGLLDPRVRKEGSVG, encoded by the coding sequence ATGCGTTTTTTCAGCGGAAAGCTCTTACATTTGATTATAGTCGTCTTTGCCGTCACAGCCCTTACCTTCGTGATGCTCAATCTGCTGCCGGCCAGCATTGCTCACGAGGTTGCCGGCCAGGGCGCAACCGCAAGCGATGTTGCCGCAATCCGGGAGCAGCTCGGCCTGAACGACCCCGTGCTCGTCCGCTACGCCAAGTGGCTGGGGGGAGTTCTCCGGGGAGACCTCGGCTATTCCCTCTACTCCAGGCAGCCGGTTGCCCGGGCCATTGCTTCCCATCTTCCGGTCACCCTTGAGCTGCTCATACTGGCGCAGTTTTTCGCCCTTGTTCTGGCCGTTTCTGTCGGCATCGTCTCGGCCTGGCGGGCCGGCTCAAGGCTTGATCGCCTTTTCGGAACGATCGGCTTCGGCCTGGTTTCCATCCCGAGCTTCGCCCTGGCCATTATCCTTATTTTCTTCTTTTCCCTGCGGCTCAAGTGGTTTCCAGCAACCGGATATACCCCCATGGCCGAGGGTCTCCCGGCAAACCTGAAAGGCTTCATCCTGCCGGCGCTCTCCATCGCCCTGGTCGAGTGGGTCACCCTGATGCGGGTGTTGCGCAACGACATGATCACCACCCTGCGGGAGGACTTCATCCTCCTTGCCAGGGCCAAAGGGCTGCCGGCCTGGAGGATTCTGCTCAGGCATGCCTTGAGACCTTCCTGTTTTACCATGATTACCCTGTGCGGTCTGCATATAGGCAACCTGATCGGCGGGGCCGTGATTATCGAAAACCTCTTCGCCCTGCCGGGAGTCGGACGGCTACTGCTATCCAGCATCTTTGCCCAGGATTTTCCCATGGTCCAGGGGTGCGTTCTCTTTATCGCCGTCGGTTATGTGGGGGTCAACTTCCTGGTTGATGCAAGTTACGGCCTGCTGGACCCCCGTGTGCGCAAGGAGGGTTCTGTTGGATAA
- a CDS encoding ABC transporter permease — MDKKTGIVFWLATAWIGFMMVCAVSAGFWSVPPPDQIDWINLAAKPGVGGHLLGTDNMGRDIAARLLFGARISLTVGFFSPCIGLFFGCLLGVLAGFYRDYPEKMIGGAIDTFLAFPRLVFLLMATFVFGSSLPTLTIALGVVAIPSFARVARANTIRFAEREFVLAARGAGASDAAIILREILPNVLMPMLVYMLLVMGFVIIAEGGLGFLGLSVPSPTPSWGGMIAEGREVLEQAPHVSMIPTIVMFLTIMSLNLVGDRMRGWFDGRESQL; from the coding sequence TTGGATAAAAAGACGGGCATAGTTTTCTGGCTGGCCACTGCCTGGATCGGCTTCATGATGGTCTGTGCCGTGAGCGCCGGCTTCTGGTCGGTACCGCCTCCTGATCAGATCGACTGGATCAACCTGGCGGCGAAACCGGGCGTTGGCGGGCACCTGCTCGGCACCGACAACATGGGGCGGGACATCGCGGCGCGACTCCTCTTCGGCGCTCGCATATCCCTGACGGTCGGCTTTTTTTCGCCGTGCATCGGCCTGTTCTTCGGATGCCTCTTGGGGGTATTGGCCGGGTTCTATCGCGATTATCCGGAGAAGATGATCGGCGGCGCAATCGACACCTTTCTTGCTTTCCCACGCCTGGTGTTCCTGCTGATGGCCACGTTTGTCTTTGGCTCCAGCCTCCCCACCCTTACCATTGCCCTCGGCGTTGTGGCCATCCCTTCTTTTGCCCGGGTAGCCCGTGCCAATACGATCAGGTTCGCTGAACGCGAATTCGTGCTGGCTGCCCGTGGGGCGGGCGCAAGCGACGCAGCCATCATCCTGCGGGAGATACTCCCTAACGTGCTGATGCCGATGCTGGTCTACATGCTCCTGGTGATGGGCTTCGTGATCATCGCCGAAGGGGGGCTCGGCTTTCTCGGCCTGAGCGTCCCCTCGCCGACGCCGAGCTGGGGAGGTATGATAGCCGAGGGGCGGGAGGTCCTGGAACAGGCGCCCCATGTCAGCATGATCCCGACGATTGTGATGTTTCTGACCATCATGTCGCTGAATCTGGTCGGCGACAGGATGCGCGGCTGGTTTGACGGAAGGGAGAGCCAGCTATGA